A part of Gossypium hirsutum isolate 1008001.06 chromosome A07, Gossypium_hirsutum_v2.1, whole genome shotgun sequence genomic DNA contains:
- the LOC107937297 gene encoding zinc transporter 5 produces MAAIIIFKQAQFLQFLCFFLILFPSLVQGDSNCTCEPETNDSNKNSLATRYKIVAIFSILIAGAIGVCVPLLGKTIDALRPEKDIFFAIKAFAAGVILATGFIHVLPDATDKLTCHCLDEHPWGKFPFAGLVAMASAIATLVVDVYATSHYTKSHFKNQPRQVDAGSGDDEKKTEERDYDQSYVHVHNHGTSHGSVSMVEPSASPELVRRRVISQVLELGIVVHSVIIGISLGASKSPKTIKSLVTAFSFHQFFEGMGLGGCISQAQFKLGSVAIMALFFSLTTPFGIGIGIIISKGYDDSNPKALIVEGVFNAASAGILIYTALVNMLAADFMSPKLQSNSKLQAGAIVSLLLGAAFMSVMAYWA; encoded by the exons atgGCAGCCATTATCATCTTCAAACAAGCTCAGTTCTTACAGTTCCTTTGCTTCTTTCTCATCCTATTTCCTTCTTTAGTACAAGGAGATAGCAACTGTACGTGCGAACCTGAAACTAATGATTCAAATAAAAACTCTTTAGCGACGAGATACAAAATCGTCGCTATATTTTCGATTCTCATCGCCGGAGCCATCGGCGTTTGCGTTCCCCTTTTGGGGAAAACCATCGATGCTTTACGTCCCGAAAAAGACATTTTCTTCGCAATCAAAGCGTTCGCCGCCGGTGTGATATTGGCTACCGGATTCATCCATGTTCTTCCCGACGCTACCGACAAATTGACGTGTCATTGCCTCGACGAACATCCTTGGGGAAAGTTCCCGTTCGCCGGATTAGTGGCGATGGCGTCGGCGATTGCTACATTGGTTGTTGATGTTTACGCTACTTCTCACTACACTAAATCTCACTTTAAGAACCAACCACGGCAGGTTGACGCCGGCAGCGGCGACGATGAAAAGAAAACCGAGGAACGTGATTATGATCAAAGTTATGTACATGTTCATAATCATGGAACGAGTCATGGTTCGGTCTCTATGGTCGAGCCATCGGCTTCGCCTGAGCTTGTTCGACGTCGAGTTATATCTCAG gttTTGGAGTTAGGGATAGTGGTGCATTCCGTGATAATAGGGATATCATTGGGAGCTTCTAAAAGTCCAAAGACGATAAAGTCATTGGTGACTGCATTTAGCTTTCATCAGTTCTTTGAAGGCATGGGACTTGGTGGATGCATTTCTCAG GCACAATTCAAGCTCGGTAGTGTTGCAATAATGGCACTCTTTTTCTCCCTCACAACCCCATTTGGAATCGGCATTGGAATCATCATATCGAAAGGGTACGACGATAGCAACCCGAAAGCTCTCATTGTCGAAGGAGTTTTCAACGCGGCGTCGGCCGGGATTTTAATATACACGGCGCTCGTTAATATGCTCGCTGCTGATTTTATGAGCCCGAAGTTACAAAGCAACTCCAAACTTCAAGCAGGAGCCATTGTTTCTCTTCTACTTGGGGCTGCTTTCATGTCTGTCATGGCTTATTGGGCTTAA